DNA sequence from the Tissierella sp. MB52-C2 genome:
TGAGCTTATTACTTTGGTGAAGGATACATCCTTAGTATATGCCTTAGGTCTTGGGGATATACTGAGAGCAGCAAAAACTCTTTCAAATAAGGATGCTTCATTGGTACCTATATTTTTGGCAGGTGGAGTTTATCTTATATTTATCGGAGTCTTAACCTATGTATTAAGAAACATTGAAAATAAGTTTGAATATTATAGGTAGGTGGAATGATGGTTAAAGTTGAGAATCTAAATAAATCATTTGGAGATAAGAAGGTTTTAATAAATATAAATCTAGAAGTAGAAAAAGGTAGTATAGTTATGATTGTAGGAGAATCTGGAGTAGGTAAGACTACTTTGGTTAGATGTTTATGTGGTTTGGAAGTCTATGATAGTGGGAAAATATTATTTTCTAATGGAGATAAAGTAGAAGATAACTCCATAGGACTAGTATTTCAGAGCTTCAATCTATTTCCTCATTTTAGCGTAATGAAAAATATAGCCTATCCGTTGATTAAGGGAAAGAAAGTGATTAAAGAAAATGCTATAAAGAAAGCTAAGGAGTTAATAGAATTATTAGGTCTAAATGGGCTAGAGGACTCCTATGAGTATCGGTTATCAGGTGGACAAAAGCAGAGAGTTGCTATTGCAAGGGCTCTTGCAATGGAACCTCAATATCTTTGTTTTGATGAACCTACTTCTGCACTGGATTATAAGTTAAGAGACAGTGTAGGAGAGATTTTAAAAACAGTAGCATCTAAGGGAATGGGAGTTATAGTAATTACTCACGATAGAGATTTTGCAGATAAATATGGCAATAAGATATATGAATTGGGCAGGTAACTGCAAGTATAGCAGTATTTCTAAAGAAATTGAATTAATAGATGAAAATAACATAAAATTTATTATTAATAAATTAGGTAAATATTGAAATTGAGTGTGATTAATCACACTCAATTTCAATATAATGAATTATTTACTTCTCATTATATTCTTAGATTTTAAATCTCATAATAATTGATTGTAGATTTTGTGCCAAATCTGATAAAGATTCACTGGCATTTGCAATTTCACCCATAGAAGCGACTTGTTCCTCAATGGATGCTGTTACCTGTTCTGTAGCAGCAGAGTTTTCCTGTGCTATGGCAGAAAGATTTTGTAGAGTATCAAGTATTTCATTTTTCATACCTTCCATTTCTGCTCCCGAGAGATTTAATTGTTCAATTTCCTTGTCTGCATTTTTCATAGCTTCATATACTAGCATATACTTATCTTTGCTATTCATTACGCTCTGTGTCTGTTCATTAGCTATATCAGATACCCTTCCTATGGTCGTTACAGCATCTTTAGAATTTGCTTGTAAATCACTAACTATTTGATTAATAGATGCTGTAGAGGTTGAAGATTGTTCTGCCAATTTTCTAATTTCCTCCGCTACAACTGCAAATCCTTTTCCAGCCTCTCCTGCTCTTGCTGCCTCTATGGCTGCATTTAGGGCCAATAGATTCGTTTGTTCTGCGATTGAAGCAATTACATTACTTGCTTGTCCTATTTTAATAGAGCTATCATTTGTTTTTAATATGACTTCTTGAATCACTTTTGATGCATTGTTGCTTTCTTCTGTTATCTTAGATAGGTTTTCAATTTCTTTTATACCACTGCTAATGGTCTCTGTTATTTTTTGTGAAGTAGTCCTTAGATTCCTTGTGTATTTTAAATTCTTCTCAATTATTTCACCTAATAAAACAGCTTTTGAAGAACCAGTTTCTGTACTTAATGCTTGATCTGAGGCACCATTAGCTATTTCTTGTGCTGTTTTTGATACTTCTTCTGCAGAAAGAGCTGATTGATGTATGGTAGCTGTCATTTCTTCTGAAGTAGCAGCTACTTGTTCCGAGGAATTTCGAATTTCATTAATCATATTTCTAAGATTAAGGGCTATACTTTGCATAGATTTACCTAGACCACCGATTTCATCTTTTCTAGATACAAAATGTTCAGAAATATTTTGTGTAATATCATAGCTAGCCAGTGTCTCTGAATATCTAGTTGCTTCAATTATTGGATTTGCAATAAGAATTCCTATTATGTATGTAATAGCTATGCTCAATAATAAAGCTATAGATGCTGATATGAGAATACCTTTTGTCATCGTTGGGATTGAATTCAATACTTCATCTGCATCTGCTGTAATAACAAATATCCAGTTAGTACCTTCAACTGGTGCATAGCCAGCATATAAATTTTTACCATCAAAGGAATAATTATTTATACCAAGTTTTTCTTCTAGTATTGTTTGAGATATTTCTGCTGCGCCTTTGAAACTTTCATCTTCCTTTGATTTTTCTATTGCATTATACTGATTTAGTACCAATTCTTTATCGGGATGGGCAACCATAGTTCCTTTATCATTGATCATATAACTATATCCAGTATTTCCAAAACCAGTATCCTCGATGAGTTTACTTAAAATATTACCATCAGCCCTAGCTGTCAAAGTAGCTGCTACCTTACCATCCTTTATAATAGGTACAGCATATAATAGGTTTAGTTCATTTACAGCACGAGTGACCGTTAGATCAGATACATTTGATTCACCATTCAAGGCTTTCCTTAGATATTCTCTATCTCCTAATTGAACGACAGTTCCATCTTGGGCATATGTAGTTCCGTCAGGGTGAGAAATTGCCATTTCAATAAAATTAGTTCCTTTCACTTGCCTCACTATTTCAGCTCTTTGCAATTCCCAATCCATGCTTTGAATCCCTTCACTACATGCTATAGTTTCTAAAACCCTTATCTCAGTTTTAATTCGGCTTTCTATTATTTCAGCTCTGTCGATAGCCATGTTTTTAAGAGAATTTTCTACTTCAGTGCTAATAGTTCTAGTGGCACTCATTATGGAAATAAGGCCAATAGTAACAGATGATAATAAAATTAATACAGAAAAATATACAACAAGTTTTACTTTGATACTTTTCACTTTAATACCCCCTTAAAAATAATGCTTATATATTTTTAGTTCACCTGGCCTTGAAAAAAGTTAATATCCCATTCTTCTAGGCACTAGAATATATATCTAGAATATTCTAGATATATATTCTAGTGCCTATTTTAACCTAATATTGATATTTTTGCAACATATGGAGGTATAGGACAATAGTAGGAAATAATGTAATGAATTTCTAGGTTTAAATTTATAAAAGTAGCTGATTTCCTATATTGGGTGATATTTGTTATTCATGTAGGATAAGAATTGATATTATATTTATTTCTTGAGATCCTTAGTCCCTAGTTTTTATTTTTCCGAATTAAGGTTATTTATATAAAGATATTGTTATTTTTTTAATAAGTCTATTGACATTTTTTTAACCTGGGATATACTAGAATATATTAACAGAATATTCTAGTGAAATATTCTATAAAATTAAAAGGAGGTTTTTTTATGTTTAAACTTACCAAAAAATATATAGCTTTATTTTTGATATTAGCTATGGCATTATCCATGGTTGGATGTAGCAAGGAAAAGTTACCAGCTTCTTCTAATAATGGATCAGGTAAACTTACACCTGGAGTATATACTGGTGAAGCAAAAGGAATTAGTGATATTCTTACTGTTGAAGTAGAGGTGGATGAAGAAAGTATTTTATCGGTGAAAGTTACTAATCATAGTGAAACACCTGGAATATCAGATGCTGCTCTAGAGCGTATTCCTGAAGAAATAGTTGAATATCAAAGCTTAAATATTGATACAATATCTGGAGCTACTGTTTCTAGTAATGCTATCCTAGAAGCTACTAAACAAGCTTTAGAAAAAGCTGGAGCCAATATTGATGATTTTTCAAAAGAAGTAAGTAAGTCTGCAAATGATGGAGATGCAATAGAAAAAACTACGGATGTAGTTATTGTTGGTGGCGGTGGTGCTGGTCTTGCAGCTGCTGTTTCTGCATTAGAGAACAATGCTAAAGTTATTGTGTTAGAAAAAATGCCTACTTTAGGTGGATCCACTATAATGGCTGGTGGACAATATAATGCAGTTGATAGTAAACGACAACAAAATCTTACTATGCGTCCTGAATTAATTAAACAAATTGAAGCAATTACAAAAGAAGAGCCTGTTAATGAAATACATAAAAGATTAATGAGTGAATTAGCAGAGCAAATTAAAGAATATAAAGAAAAAAAATCTACTTATATGTTTGACTCTCCTCAACTTCATGCATTACAAGCTTTTAATGGGGGAGATAAAAAAGGTAATCTTGAGTTAATAGAAAAATTTGCATATGGTGCTGAAGGATCTGTTAGTTGGCTTGAAAGCTTAGGAGTGGATATATCAGATGAAATTGCTACTGTTACAGGAGCATTATGGCCAAGAACTCATCAATTTATTAAACCACTTACTACTGGTCCTATAGATGCCTATGTTGATTTTATATCATCAAAAGGTGATGATGCTGAAATAATATTAGAAACCAAAGTAACTGATATTATTATGAAAGATGGTAAAGCTGTAGGGGTCAAGGGATTACAAGGGAATACTGAAATTATAGTAAATGCAAATAAGGGTGTAATTATAGCAACTGGTGGATTTGCAAGAAACAAGGAATTAGTTGCTAAGTATGATGAACTTTGGGGAGATCTATCAAATCTCAACTCTACAAATAGTGTTAGTGCTACTGGTGATGGTGTCATAATGGCTGAAGCTGTTGGTGCTAATCTAGTTGGAATGGAATATATTCAATTACTACCAGTTGGTCATCCAGAAACTGGTGGAATGTCTGGGAATATTAGCATTAATGCTGCTAATCAACTTTTTATTAATAATAAAGGTGAACGTTTTGTAGCTGAGGACTCAAGAAGAGATACTCTTACAAAAGGATTATTAGAACAACCAGATCAAGTTATGTGGATATTACATGATGCACATGAATATTATAATGAAGATGTTAAAAATGACTTTAACGAATCAATAGGTAAATTGGTTGAAAGTGGTATTGCTGTTAAGGGTGATACTATTGAAGAATTAGCAGAACAAATGAAAGTAGATCCTACTGTACTAAAAGATACAGTTGATACTTACAACAAAGCTGTTAGAGGTGAAATAGCTGATCCATTCGGAAAGAAACTACTTCAAGACGAGTTTAATAAAGGACCTTTCTATGCATCAGTTCGTGTACCAACGATACACCATACTATGGGTGGAGTTGAAATAAATACAGATGCTCAGGTGATGGATAAAAATGGTAATATAATCAAGGGACTATATGCTGCTGGAGAAGTTACTGGTGGTATCCACGGTTCCAATAGACTTGGTGGCAATGCTATACCAGATACTGTAGTATATGGTAAAATAGCTGGAAAGTCTGCAGCACTAGAAAAATAAGTATAATTTTAAAATAATTCTCTATAATTAATAGGGAATTATTTTTTTATATGATATAATTTTCTAGGGGTGGTGATATTTATATGTTTTATGAAATGGAAAAATCCTCAAAGAAAAAAGAGGAGTTAATAAGTATTATTGTAAGCCTTATGGATGAAGAAGGACTTAAAAACGTAACAATTAAAGATATTTGCAAAGCAACTAATATATCAATTGGAGCTTTCTATCATTATTTTCAGTCTAAAGATTCCATAGTAGATGAAATGTTTACTTTAATGGATGAATTTTTTCTAGTTAATCAAGAAGCAATTCTACAACACCCTACGGCCGCAGAGCAAATAATTGATTTTGTAAATCATTTTGGTATATATGTTGAAAAATGGGGATATTATGCAAATCTATTAATCATGCGTTCTCATATAACTAAATACAGTCATAATAAAAAAAGACGATTATATGGAATATTGGAGGAAATAATTTTAAAAGGTATCAATGATGGAGAGTTTAAGGTTAAAGTTAATACCGAAGAACTTATAGTTATGATTTTCGTAATAATGAGAGGGTATCTTTTAGAATGGGTTAATAGAGAGCACAATTATCCTGTTAGGGACAATATGGTAAAGCAAGCAACCTATCTATTAAAATCTTTAACAATATAATATGAAAAGTGATTACCGCAATAATATTCTCCCCTTAAGGTAGCTAGATTAAATAATAAAATTTGATACCGATAGGGGAGTGTTATTATGTTTAAAATAAGTAAAGATATAGGAAAATCGTAGTGTCTTTATGTTATAATTAAATCAATAAAATATTGGGAGGGATATTGATGTATAGGGAAATCAATGAAGAAATTTATGACCTCAGAGAAAGACTTAGATCTAAAGAAAAACTTGAGTCATTAAAATCTATGGCTATGGAAGAATTAGAAAAGAAAAATCAAAATCTAGAAGAACTAAAAAATATATTGAAAAAAGAAGAAAAAGATGTATTGAAGCTGGAAGGTATGAGTTTAAGCTCATTTTTCTTGAATATCATTGGGAAAAAAGAAGATAAACTTGATGAAGAAAGAAAAGAATATCTAGGAGCTAAAATGCAATATGATGAATGTGTTTTAGCTATAAAGGAGCTAGAAGACGGAATAGAAAAATATAATAAGGAATTAATTAATTACTCATGGGTAAAAGATGAGTATCAACAATCAATAAAGAAAAAGCAAGATATGATAATCAATGAAGATACTCATAGAGGAAGAAAACTTCATGATCTATTAGATAAGCAAAATGAATTAAAGTTAGATATAAAAGAAGTCAAAGAAGCCATAAATGCAGGAAAAAATGCGTCCAGTGCATTGTCACAAATGATGGGGCCCTTAGACTCAGCTAAAAATTGGGGCATATGGGATATGCTTGGAGGCGGATTTTTTACAGATATGATAAAACACTCTAAAATAGATGATGCAAACAAGATGTCCTACGATGTACAGCAATGCTTAAAGAGGTTTCAAAAAGAATTAAATGATGTAAATGAATTTACAGATATTGCAGTAGATATTGGTTCTTTTGCTACATTTGCTGACTTTTTCTTTGATGGCCTTTTTGCTGATTGGTTTGTGCAGTCAAAAATAAATGAATCCATATCCAATTTAGATAATGCAAACAGAAAAGTAGGAGATATAATAGAAGATTTAAATAGAAGCTTAACTATAATGGAAAGAGAGCAGGAGTCTATAGAGACTGAAATCAATAAATTATTAGATAGGTAATAGTTTTATGTTCATTCTTAACTAAATAAAATTGAATATAGAATTATTGTAATATTCTTACGTTTATAATATAATTTACTTAGATACTCGAACTAAGTAAAAGGAGTGATAATATGCCAAAGGTTTTATTGGAAAGAAAAGATGTAGATGTAAATCTTACATGGGATTTATCAACGATTTTTAAAACTGAGGAAGAATTTGAAGAAGTAGTAAGTAAGGCAAAGGAACTAACAGAAGAATTAGAAAAAGAGTTTAAAGGAAAATTAAGCAATTCAAAGGCAATTAATAATTGTTTAGATAAGTTAAGAGAAATATTCCAGTTATCTGCCCTTGCAGGTACATATGCATATCTTGCCGTTGCAGTAGACCAGACAAATGTGGAAAATCAAGGTAGACAAATGAAGCTTTCTAATATATCGTCTGATATTCAAAGTAGATTAAGCTTTGTAGAATCTGAAATCATAGAGGCTGATGAGAAGGTAATAGAGGAATCCATAGAGGAGTCAAAGGAAAATGCAGGTTATCTTAAAGAAATAATGAGACAGAAAAAATATGCTCTTCATCCAGAGGTGGAAAAAACATTATCTGCTTTATCAAGTACACTAGGTTCCCCTTATCAAGTTTATAATCGTGCCAAATTAGCGGATATGGATTTTGGTACATTTACTGTAGATGGTAAGGAATATCCTTTAAGCTTTGGTCTTTTTGAAGATGAGTGGGAATATGAACATGATACAAATATAAGACGAACTGCCTTTGAAACTTTTTCTAAGAAATTAAGAGAATATCAGCATACTATAGCAGGAACTTATCAGACTCAAGTACAAAAAGAAAAGACTTTGGCGACTTTAAGAGGATTTGACTCAGTAATAGATAGCTTATTATTTCCACAGAAAGTAACTAGAGAATTATATAATAGACAAATAGATTTAATAATGGAACATTTAGCACCACATATGAGAAAATTCGCAAAGCTACTTCAGAAAATTCATGGCATAGAAGAAATGACATTTGCAGATTTAAAACTAGATGTAGACCCTGATTTTGAGCCAGAAATATCTGTCGAAGAATCTAAAAAGTATATTGAAGGAGCATTGGGAGTCCTAGGAGATGATTATTTAGAAGTAATCAAAAGAGCCTACGATGAAAGATGGGTAGATTTTGTTCAGAATAAAGGAAAATCTACTGGAGCATTTTGTTCAAGCCCTTATGGAAGTCATCCATTTATATTGATTTCTTGGACGGAAAGAATGAGAGAAGTATTCGTATTGGCTCATGAATTAGGTCATGCAGGACATTTTTATTTAGCGGGGCAAAACCAAAATATATTTGATACAAGACCATCAACATATTTTGTTGAAGCTCCATCTACTATGAATGAAATGCTTATGGCCAACTATCTAATGAAAACAATGGACGATCCTAGAATGAAGAGATGGGTATTATCATCTATGATATCACGTACTTATTATCATAACTTTGTAACTCATCTACTTGAAGCCCACTATCAAAGAGAAGTATATAAGATAA
Encoded proteins:
- a CDS encoding TetR/AcrR family transcriptional regulator, whose protein sequence is MFYEMEKSSKKKEELISIIVSLMDEEGLKNVTIKDICKATNISIGAFYHYFQSKDSIVDEMFTLMDEFFLVNQEAILQHPTAAEQIIDFVNHFGIYVEKWGYYANLLIMRSHITKYSHNKKRRLYGILEEIILKGINDGEFKVKVNTEELIVMIFVIMRGYLLEWVNREHNYPVRDNMVKQATYLLKSLTI
- the pepF gene encoding oligoendopeptidase F, giving the protein MPKVLLERKDVDVNLTWDLSTIFKTEEEFEEVVSKAKELTEELEKEFKGKLSNSKAINNCLDKLREIFQLSALAGTYAYLAVAVDQTNVENQGRQMKLSNISSDIQSRLSFVESEIIEADEKVIEESIEESKENAGYLKEIMRQKKYALHPEVEKTLSALSSTLGSPYQVYNRAKLADMDFGTFTVDGKEYPLSFGLFEDEWEYEHDTNIRRTAFETFSKKLREYQHTIAGTYQTQVQKEKTLATLRGFDSVIDSLLFPQKVTRELYNRQIDLIMEHLAPHMRKFAKLLQKIHGIEEMTFADLKLDVDPDFEPEISVEESKKYIEGALGVLGDDYLEVIKRAYDERWVDFVQNKGKSTGAFCSSPYGSHPFILISWTERMREVFVLAHELGHAGHFYLAGQNQNIFDTRPSTYFVEAPSTMNEMLMANYLMKTMDDPRMKRWVLSSMISRTYYHNFVTHLLEAHYQREVYKIIDEGGSIQAATLNKLKRETLEKFWGDTVKINDGAELTWMRQPHYYMGLYPYTYSAGLTIATEVSKRILTEGQEALDDWKEVLKSGGTKTPIELAKMAGVDITTDKPLLDTIAHIGNIIDEIIQLTEEVEGK
- a CDS encoding flavocytochrome c produces the protein MFKLTKKYIALFLILAMALSMVGCSKEKLPASSNNGSGKLTPGVYTGEAKGISDILTVEVEVDEESILSVKVTNHSETPGISDAALERIPEEIVEYQSLNIDTISGATVSSNAILEATKQALEKAGANIDDFSKEVSKSANDGDAIEKTTDVVIVGGGGAGLAAAVSALENNAKVIVLEKMPTLGGSTIMAGGQYNAVDSKRQQNLTMRPELIKQIEAITKEEPVNEIHKRLMSELAEQIKEYKEKKSTYMFDSPQLHALQAFNGGDKKGNLELIEKFAYGAEGSVSWLESLGVDISDEIATVTGALWPRTHQFIKPLTTGPIDAYVDFISSKGDDAEIILETKVTDIIMKDGKAVGVKGLQGNTEIIVNANKGVIIATGGFARNKELVAKYDELWGDLSNLNSTNSVSATGDGVIMAEAVGANLVGMEYIQLLPVGHPETGGMSGNISINAANQLFINNKGERFVAEDSRRDTLTKGLLEQPDQVMWILHDAHEYYNEDVKNDFNESIGKLVESGIAVKGDTIEELAEQMKVDPTVLKDTVDTYNKAVRGEIADPFGKKLLQDEFNKGPFYASVRVPTIHHTMGGVEINTDAQVMDKNGNIIKGLYAAGEVTGGIHGSNRLGGNAIPDTVVYGKIAGKSAALEK
- a CDS encoding ATP-binding cassette domain-containing protein, whose translation is MMVKVENLNKSFGDKKVLININLEVEKGSIVMIVGESGVGKTTLVRCLCGLEVYDSGKILFSNGDKVEDNSIGLVFQSFNLFPHFSVMKNIAYPLIKGKKVIKENAIKKAKELIELLGLNGLEDSYEYRLSGGQKQRVAIARALAMEPQYLCFDEPTSALDYKLRDSVGEILKTVASKGMGVIVITHDRDFADKYGNKIYELGR
- a CDS encoding methyl-accepting chemotaxis protein, giving the protein MKSIKVKLVVYFSVLILLSSVTIGLISIMSATRTISTEVENSLKNMAIDRAEIIESRIKTEIRVLETIACSEGIQSMDWELQRAEIVRQVKGTNFIEMAISHPDGTTYAQDGTVVQLGDREYLRKALNGESNVSDLTVTRAVNELNLLYAVPIIKDGKVAATLTARADGNILSKLIEDTGFGNTGYSYMINDKGTMVAHPDKELVLNQYNAIEKSKEDESFKGAAEISQTILEEKLGINNYSFDGKNLYAGYAPVEGTNWIFVITADADEVLNSIPTMTKGILISASIALLLSIAITYIIGILIANPIIEATRYSETLASYDITQNISEHFVSRKDEIGGLGKSMQSIALNLRNMINEIRNSSEQVAATSEEMTATIHQSALSAEEVSKTAQEIANGASDQALSTETGSSKAVLLGEIIEKNLKYTRNLRTTSQKITETISSGIKEIENLSKITEESNNASKVIQEVILKTNDSSIKIGQASNVIASIAEQTNLLALNAAIEAARAGEAGKGFAVVAEEIRKLAEQSSTSTASINQIVSDLQANSKDAVTTIGRVSDIANEQTQSVMNSKDKYMLVYEAMKNADKEIEQLNLSGAEMEGMKNEILDTLQNLSAIAQENSAATEQVTASIEEQVASMGEIANASESLSDLAQNLQSIIMRFKI